From the genome of Variovorax sp. RA8, one region includes:
- a CDS encoding HD domain-containing protein, with the protein MQADARRSAWADAWDVLGVEAPDAALLDALLAHYSEPHRAYHTLQHLDECLESLALERSHARRPAEIALALWFHDAIYDIHRHDNEERSADWAQQALRDAGVEADAVQRVHALVLATRHQAQPEEADARLLVDIDLSILGAPAPRFAEYEQQIRFEYAHVPPGVFEPRRRQILGSFLARDPLYLTPSIRARLEAQARVNLQRAIG; encoded by the coding sequence ATGCAGGCCGATGCGCGGCGCTCCGCATGGGCCGACGCCTGGGACGTGCTCGGCGTGGAAGCGCCCGACGCCGCGCTCCTCGATGCGCTGCTCGCACATTACAGCGAGCCGCATCGCGCATACCACACGCTGCAGCACCTGGACGAATGCCTCGAAAGCCTGGCGCTCGAGCGCAGCCATGCAAGGCGCCCTGCCGAGATCGCGCTGGCGCTCTGGTTCCACGACGCCATCTACGACATCCACCGCCACGACAACGAGGAACGCAGCGCCGACTGGGCGCAGCAGGCACTGCGCGATGCAGGCGTGGAAGCCGACGCGGTGCAGCGCGTGCACGCGCTGGTGCTGGCCACGCGTCACCAGGCGCAGCCCGAGGAAGCCGATGCGCGATTGCTGGTCGACATCGACCTGTCGATCCTCGGCGCGCCGGCGCCGCGCTTCGCCGAGTACGAGCAGCAGATCCGCTTCGAGTACGCGCACGTGCCGCCCGGCGTCTTCGAGCCCCGGCGGCGCCAGATCCTCGGCAGCTTCCTCGCACGCGACCCGCTCTACCTCACGCCGTCGATCCGCGCGCGGCTCGAAGCCCAGGCCCGCGTCAATTTGCAGCGCGCGATCGGCTGA
- a CDS encoding DUF58 domain-containing protein, whose translation MNPAARLFVPVRSRIDGWFLSRRPPSDTLELTQRNVYIVPTKAGWMLAATLLLLLIGSINYQLNLGYLLTFLLAGSVAVGMHVGHGTLRGLGLRLMPPEPQFAGAAAVVRVVLQNERRSTRYGIGLAVRHSGQWAWSDVPAEGSSIVEVAFQPDRRGLHPVPTLTAETRFPLGTFRVWTVWRPASQVLVYPAPEPHPPPLPPGEPLAGQAANSALRASVAGEYDGVRAYRRGDPLKLVVWKRAAQAQAAGSEDLVSRDTQQAQRHELWLDAQATGLADPESRLSRLCAWVLMADRLGADYGLRVAGRTVAPSQGEAHRRRCLEMLALC comes from the coding sequence GTGAACCCGGCTGCGCGCCTCTTCGTCCCGGTCCGTTCGCGCATCGACGGCTGGTTCCTGTCGCGCCGGCCGCCCTCCGACACGCTGGAGCTGACCCAGCGCAACGTGTATATCGTGCCGACCAAAGCGGGCTGGATGCTGGCCGCCACGCTGCTGCTGCTGCTGATCGGCTCGATCAACTACCAGCTCAACCTGGGCTATCTGCTGACCTTCCTGCTGGCCGGCAGCGTGGCGGTCGGCATGCACGTGGGCCACGGAACACTGCGCGGGCTCGGGCTGCGCCTGATGCCGCCCGAGCCGCAGTTCGCGGGCGCCGCGGCCGTGGTTCGCGTGGTGCTGCAGAACGAGCGGCGCAGCACGCGCTACGGCATCGGGCTGGCGGTGCGCCACAGTGGGCAGTGGGCGTGGAGCGACGTGCCCGCGGAGGGCAGCTCCATCGTCGAGGTGGCGTTCCAGCCCGATCGCCGCGGGCTTCATCCGGTCCCCACGCTCACCGCCGAGACCCGCTTCCCGCTCGGCACCTTCCGCGTCTGGACCGTGTGGCGGCCGGCCTCGCAGGTGCTGGTCTATCCCGCGCCCGAGCCGCACCCGCCGCCGCTGCCGCCGGGCGAACCGCTGGCCGGCCAGGCCGCCAATTCCGCGCTGCGCGCCAGCGTGGCCGGCGAGTACGACGGCGTGCGCGCCTACCGGCGCGGCGATCCGCTGAAGCTCGTGGTCTGGAAGCGGGCCGCGCAGGCGCAGGCCGCGGGGTCTGAAGACCTGGTGAGCCGCGATACGCAGCAGGCGCAGCGGCACGAACTCTGGCTGGATGCCCAGGCCACGGGGCTGGCGGACCCCGAGAGCCGCCTGTCGCGGCTTTGCGCGTGGGTGCTGATGGCCGACCGGCTTGGCGCGGACTACGGCTTGCGCGTCGCGGGGCGGACCGTCGCGCCGTCACAGGGCGAGGCGCACAGGCGACGCTGCCTCGAAATGCTGGCACTCTGTTGA
- a CDS encoding electron transfer flavoprotein subunit beta/FixA family protein — protein sequence MKVLVPVKRVVDYNVKVRVKSDGTGVDIANVKMSMNPFDEIAVEEAVRLKEKGVVTEIIAVSCGDAKCQETLRTAMAIGADRGILVETSEELQPLAVAKLLKALVDKEAPQLIILGKQAIDDDANQTGQMLAALADLPQATFASKVEVNGDKVNVTREVDGGLETISLTLPAVITTDLRLNEPRYVTLPNIMKAKKKQLDTFKPEDLGVDVKPRLKTLKVVEPPKRGAGIKVPDVATLVDKLKNEAKVI from the coding sequence ATGAAGGTCCTGGTCCCCGTCAAGCGGGTCGTCGACTACAACGTCAAAGTGCGCGTCAAGAGCGACGGCACCGGTGTCGATATCGCCAACGTCAAGATGAGCATGAACCCCTTCGACGAGATCGCCGTCGAAGAAGCGGTGAGGCTCAAGGAGAAGGGCGTGGTCACCGAGATCATTGCCGTGTCCTGCGGCGATGCCAAATGCCAGGAGACCCTGCGCACCGCCATGGCCATCGGCGCCGACCGCGGCATCCTGGTCGAAACCTCCGAAGAGCTCCAGCCCCTGGCCGTGGCCAAGCTGCTCAAGGCGCTGGTCGACAAGGAAGCTCCCCAGCTCATCATCCTCGGCAAGCAGGCCATCGACGACGACGCGAACCAGACCGGGCAGATGCTCGCCGCGCTGGCGGACCTGCCCCAGGCCACCTTCGCATCGAAGGTGGAAGTGAACGGCGACAAGGTCAACGTCACCCGCGAAGTCGATGGCGGCCTGGAAACCATCTCCCTCACGCTGCCCGCGGTGATCACCACCGACCTGCGCCTGAACGAGCCGCGCTACGTCACCTTGCCCAACATCATGAAGGCCAAGAAGAAGCAGCTCGACACCTTCAAGCCCGAAGACCTGGGCGTGGACGTCAAGCCGCGCCTGAAGACCCTGAAGGTGGTCGAGCCCCCGAAGCGCGGCGCCGGCATCAAGGTGCCCGACGTCGCCACGCTGGTGGACAAGCTCAAGAACGAAGCCAAGGTGATCTGA
- the mltB gene encoding lytic murein transglycosylase B, translating into MRRLLPTVFSLALVLLGAALPSLPALAQKVVRGETPYATRADAMQFADDVAARRDLDRAWVRTTIGNARFLPNVPRLMVPAPRGTAKNWRVYRSRFIDPVRIAAGVRFWRANAATLARAEAEYGVPAEIIVGIVGVETIYGRNMGNFRVIDALATLAFDFPQAHPRAAERQAFFRSELESFLSTESRTAEDPMVPVGSYAGAMGMPQFMPSSIAKYAIDFDGDDRIDLVNNPADVIGSVASYFKGFGWQPGMPSIYPVSFDPARLKKDVLLAPDILPTFSADAFVAGGAVLEAEALRHKGLLALIELQNGDDEPTYVAGTKNFYVITRYNWSSYYAMSVIDLGREVRAAMEN; encoded by the coding sequence ATGCGACGCCTTCTCCCGACTGTTTTCTCGCTGGCCCTCGTCCTGCTGGGCGCCGCCCTCCCCTCCCTCCCCGCCCTGGCCCAGAAAGTCGTGCGCGGCGAAACGCCCTACGCCACGCGCGCAGACGCGATGCAGTTCGCCGACGACGTGGCCGCGCGGCGCGATCTCGACCGCGCCTGGGTGCGCACCACCATCGGCAACGCGCGCTTCCTGCCCAACGTGCCGCGCCTGATGGTGCCGGCGCCTCGCGGCACGGCGAAGAACTGGCGCGTCTACCGCAGCCGCTTCATCGACCCGGTACGCATCGCCGCCGGCGTGCGCTTCTGGCGTGCCAATGCCGCCACGCTGGCGCGGGCCGAGGCCGAGTACGGCGTTCCGGCGGAAATCATCGTCGGCATCGTCGGGGTCGAGACCATCTACGGCCGCAACATGGGCAACTTCCGCGTGATCGACGCGCTGGCCACCCTGGCCTTCGATTTCCCGCAGGCCCATCCGCGCGCGGCGGAGCGCCAGGCCTTCTTCCGCAGCGAGCTCGAAAGCTTCCTCAGCACCGAGAGCCGCACCGCCGAAGACCCGATGGTGCCGGTGGGCAGCTATGCCGGCGCGATGGGCATGCCCCAGTTCATGCCCAGCAGCATCGCCAAGTACGCGATCGACTTCGATGGCGACGACCGCATCGATCTGGTCAACAACCCGGCCGACGTGATCGGCTCGGTGGCCAGCTACTTCAAGGGCTTCGGCTGGCAGCCCGGCATGCCGTCGATCTACCCGGTGAGCTTCGACCCGGCGCGGCTCAAGAAAGACGTGCTGCTGGCGCCCGACATCCTGCCCACCTTCAGCGCCGACGCCTTCGTCGCCGGCGGCGCGGTGCTCGAGGCCGAGGCGCTGCGACACAAGGGACTGCTGGCGCTCATCGAGTTGCAGAACGGCGACGATGAACCCACCTACGTGGCGGGCACGAAGAACTTCTATGTCATCACGCGCTACAACTGGAGCAGCTACTACGCGATGTCGGTGATCGATCTGGGGCGCGAGGTGCGCGCCGCAATGGAGAACTGA
- a CDS encoding mechanosensitive ion channel family protein — protein sequence MTLDDFRQRLSQIHAGTLWVEIAALIACVALAWGLCRWFGRDQPRESIWFGERTFDGLLFPLLALLLTDLARRFMLDFQPVLVLRIAVSVFLSLAVIRLVARVLRAVFPSSALVRLVERTVSWLAWVAAVLWIVGLLPAVLAELDGITLSFGKNHVSLRTILEGVLSAGVVLVISLWIASTLENRVLRTAVTDLSMRKVASNAIRAFLLLIGLLFALSAVGVDLTALSVLGGAVGVGLGFGLQKLAANYVSGFVILLERSIRIGDNVKVDGFEGRVTDIKTRYTLVRQGNGRESIVPNESLITSRVENLSMSDLKFNLTTSIVVGYDSDAAQVQAILCEAAAAQPRVLRDPAPVAFLTSFAPDGLEFTLNFWIADPDKGKDNVRSPINIAILEGLRKAGIDIPYPQRVLRVESLPLGVPSAGEARL from the coding sequence ATGACACTGGACGACTTCCGCCAGCGGCTCAGCCAGATCCATGCCGGAACCCTCTGGGTCGAGATTGCCGCGCTGATCGCCTGCGTGGCGCTGGCCTGGGGCCTCTGCCGCTGGTTCGGCCGCGACCAGCCCAGGGAGTCGATCTGGTTCGGCGAACGCACCTTCGACGGACTGCTGTTCCCGCTGCTGGCGCTGCTCCTGACCGATCTCGCGCGTCGCTTCATGCTCGATTTCCAGCCGGTGCTGGTGCTGCGCATCGCGGTGTCGGTGTTCCTCTCGCTGGCTGTGATCCGCCTGGTCGCGCGTGTGCTGCGGGCCGTCTTCCCGAGTTCGGCACTGGTTCGGCTGGTCGAGCGCACCGTCTCCTGGCTGGCCTGGGTCGCCGCGGTGTTGTGGATCGTCGGCCTGCTGCCGGCGGTGCTGGCCGAGCTCGATGGCATCACGCTTTCGTTCGGCAAGAACCACGTCAGCCTGCGCACCATTCTCGAGGGCGTGCTGTCGGCGGGCGTCGTGCTGGTGATCTCGCTGTGGATCGCGTCCACCCTCGAGAACCGCGTCCTGCGCACGGCGGTGACCGACCTGTCGATGCGCAAGGTGGCCTCGAACGCCATCCGCGCCTTCCTGCTGTTGATCGGCCTGCTGTTCGCACTGTCGGCAGTGGGCGTGGACCTGACCGCGCTCTCGGTGCTGGGCGGCGCCGTGGGCGTCGGCCTGGGCTTCGGCCTGCAGAAGCTCGCGGCCAACTACGTGAGCGGCTTCGTGATCCTCCTGGAGCGCTCGATCCGCATCGGCGACAACGTGAAGGTCGACGGCTTCGAGGGACGCGTCACCGACATCAAGACCCGCTACACGCTGGTGCGGCAGGGCAATGGGCGCGAGTCGATCGTACCCAACGAGTCGCTGATCACGAGCCGGGTGGAAAACCTCTCGATGTCCGACCTCAAGTTCAACCTCACGACCAGCATCGTCGTCGGCTACGACAGCGACGCCGCGCAGGTGCAGGCCATCCTGTGCGAGGCCGCCGCCGCGCAGCCGCGCGTGCTCCGCGATCCCGCGCCCGTGGCCTTCCTCACGAGCTTCGCTCCCGACGGGCTGGAGTTCACGCTCAATTTCTGGATCGCCGATCCGGACAAGGGCAAGGACAACGTGCGCTCGCCCATCAACATCGCCATCCTGGAGGGCCTGCGCAAGGCGGGGATCGACATTCCCTATCCCCAGCGCGTGCTGCGCGTCGAATCGTTACCACTTGGCGTGCCGTCTGCCGGCGAAGCTCGCCTATAA
- a CDS encoding electron transfer flavoprotein subunit alpha/FixB family protein: MTVLVIAEHDHATVKPATLNTVTAGIACQSGDVHVLVAGANAAEAAAAAAKIAGVAKVIAADSPSLAENLAENVAAQVLAIAKNYSHILFPATANGKNVAPRVAAKLDVGQISDITKVDSPDTFERPIYAGNAIATVQSSDAIKVVTVRTTGFDAAAATGGSATVENAEGVADSGKSSFVGREVTKSERPELTAAKIIVSGGRALGSAEKFTEVMAPLADKLNAGLGASRAAVDAGYAPNDWQVGQTGKIVAPQLYIACGISGAIQHLAGMKDSKVIVAINKDPEAPIFSVADYGLEADLFTAVPELVKAL, translated from the coding sequence ATGACCGTACTCGTTATCGCAGAACACGACCACGCCACCGTCAAGCCGGCGACCCTGAACACCGTGACCGCCGGCATCGCCTGCCAGAGCGGCGATGTGCACGTGCTGGTGGCCGGTGCCAATGCCGCCGAAGCCGCAGCCGCGGCCGCCAAGATCGCCGGCGTGGCCAAGGTGATCGCCGCCGACAGCCCGTCTCTCGCGGAAAACCTCGCGGAGAACGTGGCCGCCCAGGTCCTGGCCATCGCGAAGAACTACAGCCACATCCTGTTCCCGGCCACGGCCAACGGCAAGAACGTCGCGCCGCGCGTCGCAGCCAAGCTCGACGTGGGGCAGATCAGCGACATCACCAAGGTCGACAGCCCCGACACCTTCGAGCGCCCGATCTACGCGGGCAACGCCATTGCCACCGTGCAGAGCAGCGATGCGATCAAGGTCGTCACCGTGCGCACCACCGGCTTCGACGCGGCCGCTGCCACCGGTGGGAGCGCCACGGTGGAGAACGCCGAAGGCGTGGCCGATTCGGGCAAGAGCAGCTTCGTCGGCCGTGAAGTCACCAAGAGCGAGCGCCCCGAGCTCACGGCAGCCAAGATCATCGTCTCGGGCGGCCGTGCCTTGGGCAGCGCCGAGAAGTTCACCGAGGTGATGGCACCGCTCGCCGACAAGCTCAACGCGGGCCTGGGCGCCAGCCGCGCCGCGGTGGACGCGGGCTACGCCCCGAACGACTGGCAAGTGGGCCAGACCGGCAAGATCGTGGCGCCGCAGCTCTACATTGCCTGCGGCATCTCGGGTGCGATCCAGCATCTGGCAGGCATGAAGGACTCGAAGGTGATCGTGGCGATCAACAAGGATCCGGAAGCACCGATCTTCAGCGTGGCCGACTACGGGCTCGAGGCGGACCTGTTCACGGCGGTGCCGGAGCTGGTCAAGGCGCTCTGA
- a CDS encoding transglutaminase family protein, producing MKLAARLQSLPREARDTLFLLGVIALILLPQLRNIPWWCSTLAAVVLLWRGSLAVQARPLPSKWWRAGLLAVTLLATFATYRTLLGRDAGVTLIVILLALKTLELRARRDAFVVFFLGFFTMLTNFFYSQSLLTAFAMLLALLGLLTALVNAHMPVGRPPLMQAARTAGWMALLGAPIMLVLFLLFPRMAPLWGTPSDAMAGRSGLSNTMRVGSIAQLALDDGIAARIKFDGDRVPAQRDLYFRGPVLSRFDGREWTASPLLTRGAQNVRVQGQPIGYQVTLEPSNRAWLLTLDATPQRPELPGYELFGTADLQWLANRPISDLVRYRAESYTQFQSGPQRRGLALRPYVALPAGSNPRTVALAAQMKSDPALASANTGAFVQAALRRLRTGGYSYTLEPGIYGDETADEFWFDRKAGFCEHIASAFVVLMRALDIPARIVTGYQGGEINGLDNYWTLRHSDAHAWAEVWEENTGWVRVDPTGAVSPDRVGQFQRLVPQPGLFAGAVGAMSPTLAQNLRAAWEALNNGWNQWVLSYTQSRQLDLLKHLGFDAPSLQDLATVLLALLVLASLGGAGWTLWERSRHDPWLRLLGQARTRLAQAGIELPEGTPPRQMAKQLAERFGNGSQAVQDWLLRLEVQRYAAAPDLTLPALRAEFRHLAWPR from the coding sequence ATGAAGCTCGCAGCCAGGCTCCAGTCGCTCCCCCGCGAAGCCAGGGACACGCTCTTCCTGCTGGGCGTGATCGCCCTCATCCTCCTGCCCCAGCTGCGCAACATCCCCTGGTGGTGCAGCACGCTCGCCGCCGTGGTGCTGCTCTGGCGCGGCAGCCTGGCGGTGCAGGCCCGCCCGCTGCCCAGCAAGTGGTGGCGCGCCGGCCTGCTCGCGGTCACGCTGCTCGCCACCTTCGCCACCTATCGCACCCTGCTGGGCCGCGACGCCGGCGTCACGCTCATCGTGATCCTGCTGGCGCTCAAGACGCTCGAGCTGCGGGCGCGCCGCGATGCATTCGTGGTCTTCTTCCTGGGCTTCTTCACGATGCTCACGAACTTCTTCTACTCGCAGTCGCTGCTGACGGCCTTCGCCATGCTGCTCGCACTGCTGGGCCTGCTCACGGCGCTGGTCAACGCCCACATGCCGGTCGGCCGGCCGCCGCTGATGCAGGCGGCGCGCACCGCCGGGTGGATGGCCTTGCTCGGCGCGCCGATCATGCTGGTGCTGTTCCTGCTCTTCCCGCGCATGGCGCCGCTGTGGGGCACGCCCAGCGATGCCATGGCCGGGCGCAGCGGCCTGTCGAACACGATGCGCGTGGGCAGCATCGCGCAGCTCGCGCTCGACGACGGCATCGCCGCGCGCATCAAGTTCGACGGCGACCGCGTGCCGGCGCAGCGCGACCTGTATTTCCGCGGCCCGGTGCTGTCGCGCTTCGACGGCCGGGAATGGACGGCTTCGCCGCTGCTCACGCGCGGCGCCCAGAACGTGCGCGTGCAGGGCCAGCCCATCGGCTACCAGGTCACGCTGGAGCCCAGCAACCGGGCGTGGCTGCTGACGCTCGATGCCACGCCGCAGAGGCCGGAGCTGCCGGGCTACGAGCTCTTCGGCACCGCCGACCTGCAATGGCTGGCAAACCGGCCGATCAGCGACCTGGTGCGCTACCGCGCCGAGAGCTACACGCAGTTCCAGAGCGGCCCGCAGCGCCGCGGCCTCGCCCTGCGCCCCTACGTGGCACTGCCTGCGGGCTCCAACCCGCGCACCGTCGCGCTGGCCGCGCAGATGAAGAGCGATCCCGCCCTGGCGAGCGCGAACACCGGAGCCTTCGTGCAGGCCGCGCTGCGGCGGCTGCGCACCGGCGGCTACAGCTACACGCTGGAGCCCGGCATCTACGGCGACGAGACCGCGGACGAATTCTGGTTCGACCGGAAAGCCGGCTTCTGCGAGCACATCGCCTCGGCCTTCGTGGTGCTGATGCGTGCGCTCGACATCCCGGCACGCATCGTGACCGGCTACCAGGGCGGCGAGATCAACGGCCTCGACAACTACTGGACCCTGCGCCACAGCGATGCCCATGCCTGGGCCGAGGTGTGGGAGGAGAACACGGGCTGGGTGCGGGTCGACCCGACCGGCGCCGTCTCGCCGGACCGCGTCGGCCAGTTCCAACGCCTCGTCCCGCAGCCGGGCCTGTTCGCCGGCGCGGTGGGCGCCATGAGCCCGACCCTGGCCCAGAACCTGCGCGCCGCCTGGGAGGCGCTGAACAACGGCTGGAACCAATGGGTGCTCAGCTACACCCAAAGCCGCCAGCTCGACCTGCTGAAACACCTGGGCTTCGACGCGCCGAGCCTGCAGGACCTCGCGACCGTGCTGCTGGCGCTGCTGGTCCTGGCCAGCCTCGGCGGCGCCGGCTGGACCTTGTGGGAGCGCAGCCGCCACGACCCGTGGCTGAGGCTGCTCGGCCAGGCACGCACGCGCCTCGCGCAGGCCGGCATCGAACTGCCCGAGGGCACACCGCCGCGCCAGATGGCGAAGCAACTCGCCGAGCGCTTCGGAAACGGCTCGCAGGCCGTGCAGGACTGGCTGCTGCGGCTCGAGGTCCAGCGCTACGCCGCCGCGCCCGACCTCACGCTGCCCGCCCTGCGCGCGGAGTTCCGGCATCTCGCCTGGCCGCGCTGA
- a CDS encoding AAA family ATPase, with protein sequence MDVAAKLASLLGQLNTVIVGKEAQVRDCVACLLAGGHLLIEDVPGVGKTTLAHALSHTFGLQFSRVQFTADLMPGDLSGVAIYDRGQQAFVFHPGPIFAQVLLADEINRASPKTQSALLEAMEEKQVTVEGETRPLPSPFFVIATQNPHDQLGTFALPESQLDRFLMRISLGYPDRAAERELLAGADRREMLAGLPALLTAGELTALQQRVLQVHAAEPLLNYVQDLIAATRSGRWFLQGLSPRAGIAVLRAAKAQALLANRDYVAPDDVQAVLPQTIAHRLTPVGDAGRGASEQVRAMIAAVPLP encoded by the coding sequence ATGGACGTCGCCGCGAAGCTCGCCAGTTTGCTCGGTCAGCTTAACACGGTGATCGTGGGCAAAGAGGCGCAGGTGCGCGATTGCGTGGCCTGCCTGCTGGCCGGCGGCCACCTCTTGATCGAGGATGTGCCCGGGGTCGGCAAGACCACCCTCGCCCACGCGCTCTCGCACACCTTCGGGCTGCAGTTCTCGCGCGTCCAGTTCACCGCCGACCTGATGCCCGGCGACCTGTCGGGCGTGGCCATCTACGACCGCGGGCAGCAGGCCTTCGTCTTCCACCCCGGGCCAATCTTCGCCCAGGTGCTGCTGGCCGACGAGATCAACCGCGCCAGCCCCAAGACCCAGAGCGCGCTGCTCGAGGCCATGGAGGAGAAGCAGGTCACGGTGGAAGGCGAGACCCGCCCGCTGCCCAGCCCCTTCTTCGTGATCGCGACGCAGAACCCGCACGACCAGCTGGGCACCTTCGCGCTGCCCGAATCGCAGCTCGATCGCTTCCTGATGCGCATCTCGCTGGGCTACCCCGACCGCGCGGCCGAGCGCGAGCTGCTGGCCGGCGCCGACCGCCGCGAGATGCTGGCCGGCCTGCCGGCCTTGCTGACTGCCGGCGAGCTCACCGCGCTGCAGCAGCGCGTGCTGCAGGTGCATGCGGCCGAGCCCCTGCTGAACTACGTGCAGGACCTGATCGCCGCGACCCGCTCGGGCCGCTGGTTCCTGCAGGGCCTGTCGCCGCGTGCGGGCATCGCGGTGCTGCGCGCCGCCAAGGCGCAGGCGCTGCTGGCCAACCGCGACTACGTGGCGCCCGACGACGTGCAGGCCGTGCTGCCGCAGACCATCGCGCATCGGCTCACGCCCGTCGGCGATGCCGGGCGCGGCGCGTCCGAGCAGGTGCGCGCGATGATCGCCGCCGTTCCCCTGCCGTGA
- a CDS encoding histone deacetylase family protein gives MGKTGYFSHRDCWKHDMGAGHPECPQRLDAIEDRLLLTGVADALERGDVPLATLPQITRAHDVEHIEHLEALHQRLVADEPAGGPRHAQLDPDTALMRFTMLAARRAAGAAIAATDAVISGALDNAFCAVRPPGHHACHDKAMGFCFINNIAVGVRHAIEAHGLERVAIVDFDVHHGNGTEDIFSNDPRVLMVGIFQHPFYPYSGTDHPAPNMLNLPVPAYTKGMDVRELIEACWMPRLEEFRPQMIFVSAGFDAHRDDDLGQLRLNENDFAWITERIRDVARRHAGGRIVSMLEGGYNLDALAASVEAHVRVLADL, from the coding sequence ATGGGCAAAACCGGCTACTTCTCACACCGCGACTGCTGGAAGCATGACATGGGCGCGGGCCATCCCGAATGCCCGCAGCGGCTCGATGCCATCGAGGACCGCTTGCTCCTGACCGGCGTGGCCGATGCCCTCGAACGTGGCGATGTGCCGCTGGCGACCTTGCCGCAGATCACGCGGGCCCATGACGTCGAACACATCGAGCACCTGGAGGCCCTGCACCAGCGCCTCGTCGCCGACGAGCCTGCCGGCGGCCCCCGCCACGCGCAGCTCGACCCCGACACCGCGCTCATGCGCTTCACCATGCTGGCGGCGCGCCGCGCGGCCGGCGCGGCCATCGCGGCGACCGATGCCGTGATCTCGGGCGCGCTGGACAACGCCTTCTGCGCCGTGCGCCCGCCGGGCCACCATGCCTGCCATGACAAGGCCATGGGCTTCTGCTTCATCAACAACATCGCGGTGGGCGTGCGCCATGCGATCGAGGCGCATGGCCTGGAGCGTGTCGCGATCGTCGACTTCGACGTCCACCACGGCAACGGGACCGAGGACATCTTCAGCAACGATCCACGGGTGCTGATGGTGGGCATCTTCCAGCACCCCTTCTATCCGTACAGCGGCACCGACCACCCGGCGCCCAACATGCTCAACCTGCCGGTGCCGGCCTACACCAAGGGCATGGACGTGCGCGAGCTGATCGAGGCTTGCTGGATGCCGCGGCTGGAGGAATTCCGTCCGCAGATGATCTTCGTGAGCGCGGGCTTCGACGCGCACCGCGACGACGACCTGGGGCAGTTGCGGCTCAACGAGAACGACTTCGCCTGGATCACCGAGCGCATCCGCGACGTGGCGCGGCGCCATGCAGGGGGGCGCATCGTCTCGATGCTGGAGGGCGGCTACAACCTCGACGCGCTGGCCGCCAGCGTCGAGGCGCACGTGCGGGTGCTGGCAGACCTGTAG